The Xenopus tropicalis strain Nigerian chromosome 2, UCB_Xtro_10.0, whole genome shotgun sequence genome window below encodes:
- the phactr4 gene encoding phosphatase and actin regulator 4 isoform X1, with translation MDLPLTEEGTVSVIIRCYLGKVNSLSLSATFLGLRCCATPLRKDIWNNSGSASATVPRVLLRPLSGAVPKANCIGSRCLGVQSLHFPQGSARVSCWGSSHATPGRTSGDVRRGLRKSPGTQRNKGVNTGKGISRTYSSSQTYRETSGPSKNGLSQIPSPPRASDMEDRSEEGGDHTAMPSAPSTPPSKRKSKFAGFGKFFKPWKWRKRKSSDSFRETSEVLERKISMRKPREELVKRGLLVEVPEEDVSIPSESPPLRNGHMSVEHANPPEDIGGLKRKTRQDSTGSRPKSGETTVQPRATAEVAPVEPCTATEVASVQPHATAEVAPIQPLATAEVSPVQHCATAEVAPVQPRPVSEVASVQPCPVSEVVPVHPRHLSEKNSEKYRPMSEVAPGASRPTSEVAPLQKVSRDFSKQPLLPPKRPLSSSSSVTQESVLGGQKPDPSTRQQSSVPVPTPRTIHPLPFSKQPPVPPPKPQNRSSNPLMAELSLALGGSTLSPAGSRPSPPIPPKRVVVPSTDAVNNKEKALRPASLPPIPANEISIPSPPSPPISSHIPVSNPPVPMLTLAPPNTEVEKEQSASPLPLHIRIQQALNSPQPLPLLDSSQRAQSLLFMQNEVPSEEGTRVRSLPVTIELLKVPDDDDDDNSLEDESLSPESSESHPSRVYIGDVPSVTVIPNYLPTCVQEEEEEEEEGVSDTDSEGPVLYREDDEEEEEEETSSLANKVKRKDTLAMKLSGRMGPHDSNPEFPQRSREEWNQIRQQIGSQLNRRLSQRPSAEELEQRNILQKNEADRLAEKKEIKRRLTRKLSQRPTVAELVERKILRFNEYVEVTDAHDYDRRADKPWTRLTPADKAAIRKELNEFKSTEMAVHEESKHFTRFHRP, from the exons ATGGATTTGCCATTAACAGAAGAAGGCACGGTCTCTGTTATAATAAGGTGTTATTTGGGAAAAGTCAACTCCCTTTCCCTGTCGGCTACTTTTTTAGGTCTTCGCTGCTGTGCCACACCCCTTCGTAAGGACATTTGGAACAATTCGGGCAGCGCTAGTGCTACAGTCCCTAGGGTGCTATTACGCCCTCTATCAGGGGCGGTGCCCAAGGCTAATTGTATTGGTTCGCGCTGTTTGGGTGTGCAATCACTACATTTCCCACAAGGCTCTGCGCGAGTTTCTTGTTGGGGCTCTAGCCACGCAACTCCAGGTAGGACTTCCGGTGATGTCAGAAGGGGACTGAGAAAGAGCCCCGGGACACAGCGCAATAAGGGAGTGAATACGGGAAAGGGCATTAGCAGGACGTATAGCAGCAGCCAGACATACCGGGAAACTTCAG GTCCATCAAAGAACGGTCTTTCACAGATTCCCTCTCCCCCCAGAGCCTCTGACATGGAGGACAGGAGCG aggAGGGGGGGGACCACACAGCAATGCCTTCTGCTCCATCAACACCTCCCAGCAAGAGAAAGAGCAAGTTTGCTGGCTTTGGGAAATTTTTTAAACCCTGGAAGTGGAGAAAGCGAAAAAGCAGTGATTCCTTCCGAGAGACATCAGAGG TCCTAGAGCGGAAAATCTCTATGAGGAAGCCCCGTGAAGAGCTTGTAAAAAGAGGTTTACTTGTGGAGGTCCCAGAGGAAG ATGTTAGTATACCATCGGAGTCACCCCCACTGAGGAATGGTCACATGAGTGTAGAACATGCTAACCCACCGGAGGACATTGGAGGGTTAAAAAGGAAGACCCGACAAG ACTCAACTGGATCCCGCCCAAAATCTGGAGAGACTACTGTGCAACCCCGTGCTACTGCTGAAGTGGCCCCCGTGGAACCTTGTACTGCTACGGAAGTGGCCTCTGTGCAGCCCCATGCTACTGCAGAAGTTGCCCCCATTCAACCCCTTGCtactgcagaagtttcccctgtGCAACACTGTGCTACTGCAGAAGTGGCCCCTGTGCAACCACGTCCTGTCTCTGAAGTAGCCTCAGTGCAGCCATGCCCTGTCTCTGAAGTGGTTCCTGTGCATCCCCGCCATCTGTCTGAAAAGAACTCTGAAAAGTATCGCCCTATGTCTGAAGTGGCCCCTGGTGCTTCCCGTCCGACCTCTGAGGTTGCCCCTCTGCAGAAAGTGTCCAGAGATTTCTCAAAGCAACCCCTTTTACCCCCAAAGAGACCACTTTCCAGCTCCTCTTCAGTTACTCAGGAATCTGTGTTGGGAGGACAAAAACCTGATCCTAGCACCCGACAGCAGAGCTCGGTCCCTGTTCCCACACCAAGGACCATTCACCCCCTTCCATTTTCTAAACAACCACCTGTTCCACCTCCTAAACCTCAGAACCGTAGCAGCAATCCATTAATGG CTGAGTTGAGCTTGGCACTTGGTGGGAGCACATTATCACCTGCTGGCTCTCGTCCTTCCCCACCTATTCCGCCAAAGCGTGTGGTGGTTCCTTCCACAGATGCTgtaaacaacaaagaaaaagcccTTCGCCCTGCCTCTCTTCCTCCTATACCAGCAAATGAAATTTCCATACCATCTCCTCCATCTCCACCAATTTCCTCTCACATTCCAGTGTCTAATCCCCCAGTTCCCATGCTTACGCTTGCACCACCTAATACAGAGGTGGAGAAAGAGCAATCTGCATCCCCTTTACCCCTTCACATCCGCATTCAACAGGCACTGAACAGCCCCCAGCCGCTGCCATTGCTGGATAGTAGCCAGCGAGCGCAGTCCCTGCTTTTTATGCAAAATGAAGTGCCTTCTGAAGAAGGAACAAGAGTGAGGTCTCTTCCTGTTACTATTGAGCTACTCAAAGT gcctgatgatgatgatgatgataatagcCTGGAAGATGAAAGCTTATCTCCAGAATCTTCTGAAAGTCATCCATCAAGGGTTTACATTGGGGATGTACCTTCAGTGACAGTAATACCAAACTATTTACCAACATGTgtacaggaagaggaggaggaagaagaagagggaGTAAGTGACACTGATTCAGAGGGACCAGTGCTCTACAGAGAAgatgatgaggaggaggaggaagaggaaacAA GTTCCTTAGCCAATAAAGTGAAGAGGAAAGATACACTGGCCATGAAACTAAGTGGACGGATGGGACCCCATGATTCCAACCCTGAGTTTCCTCAGCGAAGCCGGGAAGAGTGGAACCAGATCAGACAGCAGATTGGCTCCCAGCTGAACAGAAGATTGAGTCAGAGACCTAGTGCTGAAGAACTGGAGCAGAGAAACATCCTAC aaaaaaatgaagcagacCGTCtggcagagaaaaaggagattaaGAGACGCCTAACACGCAAG CTCAGTCAAAGGCCAACGGTTGCAGAGCTGGTGGAAAGAAAGATACTTCGTTTTAATGAGTATGTGGAGGTAACTGATGCTCATGACTATGATAGAAGAGCAGACAAACCTTGGACCAGACTAACCCCTGCTGATAAG GCTGCAATTCGCAAGGAGCTAAATGAGTTCAAGAGCACAGAGATGGCTGTTCATGAGGAAAGCAAGCATTTCACACG GTTCCATCGACCTTAG
- the phactr4 gene encoding phosphatase and actin regulator 4 isoform X2, producing MSHDFHCWTSEGPSKNGLSQIPSPPRASDMEDRSEEGGDHTAMPSAPSTPPSKRKSKFAGFGKFFKPWKWRKRKSSDSFRETSEVLERKISMRKPREELVKRGLLVEVPEEDVSIPSESPPLRNGHMSVEHANPPEDIGGLKRKTRQDSTGSRPKSGETTVQPRATAEVAPVEPCTATEVASVQPHATAEVAPIQPLATAEVSPVQHCATAEVAPVQPRPVSEVASVQPCPVSEVVPVHPRHLSEKNSEKYRPMSEVAPGASRPTSEVAPLQKVSRDFSKQPLLPPKRPLSSSSSVTQESVLGGQKPDPSTRQQSSVPVPTPRTIHPLPFSKQPPVPPPKPQNRSSNPLMAELSLALGGSTLSPAGSRPSPPIPPKRVVVPSTDAVNNKEKALRPASLPPIPANEISIPSPPSPPISSHIPVSNPPVPMLTLAPPNTEVEKEQSASPLPLHIRIQQALNSPQPLPLLDSSQRAQSLLFMQNEVPSEEGTRVRSLPVTIELLKVPDDDDDDNSLEDESLSPESSESHPSRVYIGDVPSVTVIPNYLPTCVQEEEEEEEEGVSDTDSEGPVLYREDDEEEEEEETSSLANKVKRKDTLAMKLSGRMGPHDSNPEFPQRSREEWNQIRQQIGSQLNRRLSQRPSAEELEQRNILQKNEADRLAEKKEIKRRLTRKLSQRPTVAELVERKILRFNEYVEVTDAHDYDRRADKPWTRLTPADKAAIRKELNEFKSTEMAVHEESKHFTRFHRP from the exons ATGTCACATGACTTTCACTGCTGGACAAGTGAAG GTCCATCAAAGAACGGTCTTTCACAGATTCCCTCTCCCCCCAGAGCCTCTGACATGGAGGACAGGAGCG aggAGGGGGGGGACCACACAGCAATGCCTTCTGCTCCATCAACACCTCCCAGCAAGAGAAAGAGCAAGTTTGCTGGCTTTGGGAAATTTTTTAAACCCTGGAAGTGGAGAAAGCGAAAAAGCAGTGATTCCTTCCGAGAGACATCAGAGG TCCTAGAGCGGAAAATCTCTATGAGGAAGCCCCGTGAAGAGCTTGTAAAAAGAGGTTTACTTGTGGAGGTCCCAGAGGAAG ATGTTAGTATACCATCGGAGTCACCCCCACTGAGGAATGGTCACATGAGTGTAGAACATGCTAACCCACCGGAGGACATTGGAGGGTTAAAAAGGAAGACCCGACAAG ACTCAACTGGATCCCGCCCAAAATCTGGAGAGACTACTGTGCAACCCCGTGCTACTGCTGAAGTGGCCCCCGTGGAACCTTGTACTGCTACGGAAGTGGCCTCTGTGCAGCCCCATGCTACTGCAGAAGTTGCCCCCATTCAACCCCTTGCtactgcagaagtttcccctgtGCAACACTGTGCTACTGCAGAAGTGGCCCCTGTGCAACCACGTCCTGTCTCTGAAGTAGCCTCAGTGCAGCCATGCCCTGTCTCTGAAGTGGTTCCTGTGCATCCCCGCCATCTGTCTGAAAAGAACTCTGAAAAGTATCGCCCTATGTCTGAAGTGGCCCCTGGTGCTTCCCGTCCGACCTCTGAGGTTGCCCCTCTGCAGAAAGTGTCCAGAGATTTCTCAAAGCAACCCCTTTTACCCCCAAAGAGACCACTTTCCAGCTCCTCTTCAGTTACTCAGGAATCTGTGTTGGGAGGACAAAAACCTGATCCTAGCACCCGACAGCAGAGCTCGGTCCCTGTTCCCACACCAAGGACCATTCACCCCCTTCCATTTTCTAAACAACCACCTGTTCCACCTCCTAAACCTCAGAACCGTAGCAGCAATCCATTAATGG CTGAGTTGAGCTTGGCACTTGGTGGGAGCACATTATCACCTGCTGGCTCTCGTCCTTCCCCACCTATTCCGCCAAAGCGTGTGGTGGTTCCTTCCACAGATGCTgtaaacaacaaagaaaaagcccTTCGCCCTGCCTCTCTTCCTCCTATACCAGCAAATGAAATTTCCATACCATCTCCTCCATCTCCACCAATTTCCTCTCACATTCCAGTGTCTAATCCCCCAGTTCCCATGCTTACGCTTGCACCACCTAATACAGAGGTGGAGAAAGAGCAATCTGCATCCCCTTTACCCCTTCACATCCGCATTCAACAGGCACTGAACAGCCCCCAGCCGCTGCCATTGCTGGATAGTAGCCAGCGAGCGCAGTCCCTGCTTTTTATGCAAAATGAAGTGCCTTCTGAAGAAGGAACAAGAGTGAGGTCTCTTCCTGTTACTATTGAGCTACTCAAAGT gcctgatgatgatgatgatgataatagcCTGGAAGATGAAAGCTTATCTCCAGAATCTTCTGAAAGTCATCCATCAAGGGTTTACATTGGGGATGTACCTTCAGTGACAGTAATACCAAACTATTTACCAACATGTgtacaggaagaggaggaggaagaagaagagggaGTAAGTGACACTGATTCAGAGGGACCAGTGCTCTACAGAGAAgatgatgaggaggaggaggaagaggaaacAA GTTCCTTAGCCAATAAAGTGAAGAGGAAAGATACACTGGCCATGAAACTAAGTGGACGGATGGGACCCCATGATTCCAACCCTGAGTTTCCTCAGCGAAGCCGGGAAGAGTGGAACCAGATCAGACAGCAGATTGGCTCCCAGCTGAACAGAAGATTGAGTCAGAGACCTAGTGCTGAAGAACTGGAGCAGAGAAACATCCTAC aaaaaaatgaagcagacCGTCtggcagagaaaaaggagattaaGAGACGCCTAACACGCAAG CTCAGTCAAAGGCCAACGGTTGCAGAGCTGGTGGAAAGAAAGATACTTCGTTTTAATGAGTATGTGGAGGTAACTGATGCTCATGACTATGATAGAAGAGCAGACAAACCTTGGACCAGACTAACCCCTGCTGATAAG GCTGCAATTCGCAAGGAGCTAAATGAGTTCAAGAGCACAGAGATGGCTGTTCATGAGGAAAGCAAGCATTTCACACG GTTCCATCGACCTTAG
- the phactr4 gene encoding phosphatase and actin regulator 4 isoform X4 yields the protein MRSLRPHQAKQFEEGGDHTAMPSAPSTPPSKRKSKFAGFGKFFKPWKWRKRKSSDSFRETSEVLERKISMRKPREELVKRGLLVEVPEEDVSIPSESPPLRNGHMSVEHANPPEDIGGLKRKTRQDSTGSRPKSGETTVQPRATAEVAPVEPCTATEVASVQPHATAEVAPIQPLATAEVSPVQHCATAEVAPVQPRPVSEVASVQPCPVSEVVPVHPRHLSEKNSEKYRPMSEVAPGASRPTSEVAPLQKVSRDFSKQPLLPPKRPLSSSSSVTQESVLGGQKPDPSTRQQSSVPVPTPRTIHPLPFSKQPPVPPPKPQNRSSNPLMAELSLALGGSTLSPAGSRPSPPIPPKRVVVPSTDAVNNKEKALRPASLPPIPANEISIPSPPSPPISSHIPVSNPPVPMLTLAPPNTEVEKEQSASPLPLHIRIQQALNSPQPLPLLDSSQRAQSLLFMQNEVPSEEGTRVRSLPVTIELLKVPDDDDDDNSLEDESLSPESSESHPSRVYIGDVPSVTVIPNYLPTCVQEEEEEEEEGVSDTDSEGPVLYREDDEEEEEEETSSLANKVKRKDTLAMKLSGRMGPHDSNPEFPQRSREEWNQIRQQIGSQLNRRLSQRPSAEELEQRNILQKNEADRLAEKKEIKRRLTRKLSQRPTVAELVERKILRFNEYVEVTDAHDYDRRADKPWTRLTPADKAAIRKELNEFKSTEMAVHEESKHFTRFHRP from the exons atgagatctttgcgaCCCCACCAAGCCAAACAATTTG aggAGGGGGGGGACCACACAGCAATGCCTTCTGCTCCATCAACACCTCCCAGCAAGAGAAAGAGCAAGTTTGCTGGCTTTGGGAAATTTTTTAAACCCTGGAAGTGGAGAAAGCGAAAAAGCAGTGATTCCTTCCGAGAGACATCAGAGG TCCTAGAGCGGAAAATCTCTATGAGGAAGCCCCGTGAAGAGCTTGTAAAAAGAGGTTTACTTGTGGAGGTCCCAGAGGAAG ATGTTAGTATACCATCGGAGTCACCCCCACTGAGGAATGGTCACATGAGTGTAGAACATGCTAACCCACCGGAGGACATTGGAGGGTTAAAAAGGAAGACCCGACAAG ACTCAACTGGATCCCGCCCAAAATCTGGAGAGACTACTGTGCAACCCCGTGCTACTGCTGAAGTGGCCCCCGTGGAACCTTGTACTGCTACGGAAGTGGCCTCTGTGCAGCCCCATGCTACTGCAGAAGTTGCCCCCATTCAACCCCTTGCtactgcagaagtttcccctgtGCAACACTGTGCTACTGCAGAAGTGGCCCCTGTGCAACCACGTCCTGTCTCTGAAGTAGCCTCAGTGCAGCCATGCCCTGTCTCTGAAGTGGTTCCTGTGCATCCCCGCCATCTGTCTGAAAAGAACTCTGAAAAGTATCGCCCTATGTCTGAAGTGGCCCCTGGTGCTTCCCGTCCGACCTCTGAGGTTGCCCCTCTGCAGAAAGTGTCCAGAGATTTCTCAAAGCAACCCCTTTTACCCCCAAAGAGACCACTTTCCAGCTCCTCTTCAGTTACTCAGGAATCTGTGTTGGGAGGACAAAAACCTGATCCTAGCACCCGACAGCAGAGCTCGGTCCCTGTTCCCACACCAAGGACCATTCACCCCCTTCCATTTTCTAAACAACCACCTGTTCCACCTCCTAAACCTCAGAACCGTAGCAGCAATCCATTAATGG CTGAGTTGAGCTTGGCACTTGGTGGGAGCACATTATCACCTGCTGGCTCTCGTCCTTCCCCACCTATTCCGCCAAAGCGTGTGGTGGTTCCTTCCACAGATGCTgtaaacaacaaagaaaaagcccTTCGCCCTGCCTCTCTTCCTCCTATACCAGCAAATGAAATTTCCATACCATCTCCTCCATCTCCACCAATTTCCTCTCACATTCCAGTGTCTAATCCCCCAGTTCCCATGCTTACGCTTGCACCACCTAATACAGAGGTGGAGAAAGAGCAATCTGCATCCCCTTTACCCCTTCACATCCGCATTCAACAGGCACTGAACAGCCCCCAGCCGCTGCCATTGCTGGATAGTAGCCAGCGAGCGCAGTCCCTGCTTTTTATGCAAAATGAAGTGCCTTCTGAAGAAGGAACAAGAGTGAGGTCTCTTCCTGTTACTATTGAGCTACTCAAAGT gcctgatgatgatgatgatgataatagcCTGGAAGATGAAAGCTTATCTCCAGAATCTTCTGAAAGTCATCCATCAAGGGTTTACATTGGGGATGTACCTTCAGTGACAGTAATACCAAACTATTTACCAACATGTgtacaggaagaggaggaggaagaagaagagggaGTAAGTGACACTGATTCAGAGGGACCAGTGCTCTACAGAGAAgatgatgaggaggaggaggaagaggaaacAA GTTCCTTAGCCAATAAAGTGAAGAGGAAAGATACACTGGCCATGAAACTAAGTGGACGGATGGGACCCCATGATTCCAACCCTGAGTTTCCTCAGCGAAGCCGGGAAGAGTGGAACCAGATCAGACAGCAGATTGGCTCCCAGCTGAACAGAAGATTGAGTCAGAGACCTAGTGCTGAAGAACTGGAGCAGAGAAACATCCTAC aaaaaaatgaagcagacCGTCtggcagagaaaaaggagattaaGAGACGCCTAACACGCAAG CTCAGTCAAAGGCCAACGGTTGCAGAGCTGGTGGAAAGAAAGATACTTCGTTTTAATGAGTATGTGGAGGTAACTGATGCTCATGACTATGATAGAAGAGCAGACAAACCTTGGACCAGACTAACCCCTGCTGATAAG GCTGCAATTCGCAAGGAGCTAAATGAGTTCAAGAGCACAGAGATGGCTGTTCATGAGGAAAGCAAGCATTTCACACG GTTCCATCGACCTTAG
- the phactr4 gene encoding phosphatase and actin regulator 4 isoform X3, which translates to MGRAFFSRPAIPVSREEGGDHTAMPSAPSTPPSKRKSKFAGFGKFFKPWKWRKRKSSDSFRETSEVLERKISMRKPREELVKRGLLVEVPEEDVSIPSESPPLRNGHMSVEHANPPEDIGGLKRKTRQDSTGSRPKSGETTVQPRATAEVAPVEPCTATEVASVQPHATAEVAPIQPLATAEVSPVQHCATAEVAPVQPRPVSEVASVQPCPVSEVVPVHPRHLSEKNSEKYRPMSEVAPGASRPTSEVAPLQKVSRDFSKQPLLPPKRPLSSSSSVTQESVLGGQKPDPSTRQQSSVPVPTPRTIHPLPFSKQPPVPPPKPQNRSSNPLMAELSLALGGSTLSPAGSRPSPPIPPKRVVVPSTDAVNNKEKALRPASLPPIPANEISIPSPPSPPISSHIPVSNPPVPMLTLAPPNTEVEKEQSASPLPLHIRIQQALNSPQPLPLLDSSQRAQSLLFMQNEVPSEEGTRVRSLPVTIELLKVPDDDDDDNSLEDESLSPESSESHPSRVYIGDVPSVTVIPNYLPTCVQEEEEEEEEGVSDTDSEGPVLYREDDEEEEEEETSSLANKVKRKDTLAMKLSGRMGPHDSNPEFPQRSREEWNQIRQQIGSQLNRRLSQRPSAEELEQRNILQKNEADRLAEKKEIKRRLTRKLSQRPTVAELVERKILRFNEYVEVTDAHDYDRRADKPWTRLTPADKAAIRKELNEFKSTEMAVHEESKHFTRFHRP; encoded by the exons ATGGGGCGTGCATTTTTTTCCAGGCCTGCGATCCCAGTTTCACGGG aggAGGGGGGGGACCACACAGCAATGCCTTCTGCTCCATCAACACCTCCCAGCAAGAGAAAGAGCAAGTTTGCTGGCTTTGGGAAATTTTTTAAACCCTGGAAGTGGAGAAAGCGAAAAAGCAGTGATTCCTTCCGAGAGACATCAGAGG TCCTAGAGCGGAAAATCTCTATGAGGAAGCCCCGTGAAGAGCTTGTAAAAAGAGGTTTACTTGTGGAGGTCCCAGAGGAAG ATGTTAGTATACCATCGGAGTCACCCCCACTGAGGAATGGTCACATGAGTGTAGAACATGCTAACCCACCGGAGGACATTGGAGGGTTAAAAAGGAAGACCCGACAAG ACTCAACTGGATCCCGCCCAAAATCTGGAGAGACTACTGTGCAACCCCGTGCTACTGCTGAAGTGGCCCCCGTGGAACCTTGTACTGCTACGGAAGTGGCCTCTGTGCAGCCCCATGCTACTGCAGAAGTTGCCCCCATTCAACCCCTTGCtactgcagaagtttcccctgtGCAACACTGTGCTACTGCAGAAGTGGCCCCTGTGCAACCACGTCCTGTCTCTGAAGTAGCCTCAGTGCAGCCATGCCCTGTCTCTGAAGTGGTTCCTGTGCATCCCCGCCATCTGTCTGAAAAGAACTCTGAAAAGTATCGCCCTATGTCTGAAGTGGCCCCTGGTGCTTCCCGTCCGACCTCTGAGGTTGCCCCTCTGCAGAAAGTGTCCAGAGATTTCTCAAAGCAACCCCTTTTACCCCCAAAGAGACCACTTTCCAGCTCCTCTTCAGTTACTCAGGAATCTGTGTTGGGAGGACAAAAACCTGATCCTAGCACCCGACAGCAGAGCTCGGTCCCTGTTCCCACACCAAGGACCATTCACCCCCTTCCATTTTCTAAACAACCACCTGTTCCACCTCCTAAACCTCAGAACCGTAGCAGCAATCCATTAATGG CTGAGTTGAGCTTGGCACTTGGTGGGAGCACATTATCACCTGCTGGCTCTCGTCCTTCCCCACCTATTCCGCCAAAGCGTGTGGTGGTTCCTTCCACAGATGCTgtaaacaacaaagaaaaagcccTTCGCCCTGCCTCTCTTCCTCCTATACCAGCAAATGAAATTTCCATACCATCTCCTCCATCTCCACCAATTTCCTCTCACATTCCAGTGTCTAATCCCCCAGTTCCCATGCTTACGCTTGCACCACCTAATACAGAGGTGGAGAAAGAGCAATCTGCATCCCCTTTACCCCTTCACATCCGCATTCAACAGGCACTGAACAGCCCCCAGCCGCTGCCATTGCTGGATAGTAGCCAGCGAGCGCAGTCCCTGCTTTTTATGCAAAATGAAGTGCCTTCTGAAGAAGGAACAAGAGTGAGGTCTCTTCCTGTTACTATTGAGCTACTCAAAGT gcctgatgatgatgatgatgataatagcCTGGAAGATGAAAGCTTATCTCCAGAATCTTCTGAAAGTCATCCATCAAGGGTTTACATTGGGGATGTACCTTCAGTGACAGTAATACCAAACTATTTACCAACATGTgtacaggaagaggaggaggaagaagaagagggaGTAAGTGACACTGATTCAGAGGGACCAGTGCTCTACAGAGAAgatgatgaggaggaggaggaagaggaaacAA GTTCCTTAGCCAATAAAGTGAAGAGGAAAGATACACTGGCCATGAAACTAAGTGGACGGATGGGACCCCATGATTCCAACCCTGAGTTTCCTCAGCGAAGCCGGGAAGAGTGGAACCAGATCAGACAGCAGATTGGCTCCCAGCTGAACAGAAGATTGAGTCAGAGACCTAGTGCTGAAGAACTGGAGCAGAGAAACATCCTAC aaaaaaatgaagcagacCGTCtggcagagaaaaaggagattaaGAGACGCCTAACACGCAAG CTCAGTCAAAGGCCAACGGTTGCAGAGCTGGTGGAAAGAAAGATACTTCGTTTTAATGAGTATGTGGAGGTAACTGATGCTCATGACTATGATAGAAGAGCAGACAAACCTTGGACCAGACTAACCCCTGCTGATAAG GCTGCAATTCGCAAGGAGCTAAATGAGTTCAAGAGCACAGAGATGGCTGTTCATGAGGAAAGCAAGCATTTCACACG GTTCCATCGACCTTAG